The Malus sylvestris chromosome 12, drMalSylv7.2, whole genome shotgun sequence genome contains a region encoding:
- the LOC126592964 gene encoding protein POLYCHOME-like — protein sequence MPEARDRLSRPVDLATAYAQRLAGNRRVYIDLPEQTILTFSPPVRLPTGLGIGATGVVGVGGLPRSSLRTPRTVTGRGRISFRLSTVDRENTPSGSSHRRRGRASNSVLPSWYPRTPLHDITAVTRAIERRRARLAESNGENTEGQAPQDQNALDQSLPVLGAQFDHGVPVTPYSALRTKRHLPPPVVKVQKIIRDVSNQPSEGEFLTPQKKLMNSIDMVEEVVRKELERLKRTPSAKKAEREQKVRTLMSMR from the exons ATGCCTGAAGCGAGAGATCGATTGTCAAGGCCGGTTGACCTGGCCACAGCCTATGCACAGAGGTTGGCCGGCAACCGGAGAGTATACATTGATCTGCCAGAGCAGACTATTTTAACCTTTTCTCCTCCGGTGAGACTACCAACAGGCTTGGGGATTGGAGCTACCGGAGTTGTTGGTGTAGGAGGGCTCCCTAGGAGCAGTTTGAGGACTCCCAGAACTGTGACTGGGCGTGGTCGGATCTCATTTAGGTTGTCAACGGTGGACAGAGAGAACACACCGAGTGGGAGTTCTCACCGGAGAAGGGGCCGAGCTAGTAACAGCGTGTTGCCTTCTTGGTACCCGAGAACCCCTCTCCACGATATCACTGCTGTAACTAGG GCTATTGAAAGGAGAAGAGCTCGTTTGGCTGAGAGCAATGGCGAAAACACTGAGGGTCAAGCTCCACAAGACCAGAATGCCCTTGATCAGTCTCTTCCAGTGTTAGGTGCTCAATTTGATCATGGTGTTCCTGTGACTCCGTATTCAGCTCTTCGTACCAAGCGCCACTTACCTCCTCCTGTTgttaaagttcaaaaaattaTAAGGGACGTCAGTAATCAGCCCTCTGAAGGAGAATTTCTTACACCACAAAAGAAACTAATGAACTCAATTGACATGGTGGAGGAAGTGGTCAGGAAAGAACTTGAGAGGCTTAAGAGAACGCCTAGCGCCAAGAAGGCTGAGAGGGAGCAAAAGGTCCGAACTCTGATGTCAATGCGCTGA
- the LOC126592963 gene encoding uncharacterized protein LOC126592963, translated as MVTVNLGMLHYVLDHVYGAFMHRTKISPQFFSRGWGGSKLELLERMIKQLFPEAAGQNWPPAVIQPTWKTVWESKTASLREGIFRTPCDEQLLGALPPESHRARVAFLVPKSVPPQRMACVVHLAGTGDHTFERRLRLGGPLLKENIATMVLESPFYGQRRPVMQRGARLLCVSDLLLLGKATIEEARSLLHWLDCEAGFGKMGVCGLSMGGVHAAMVGSLHPTPVATLPFLSPHSAVVAFCEGILQHATAWEALRDDLAVQKAAMTLEEVRERMRNVLSLTDVTRFPIPKNPNAVIFVSATDDGYIPKHSVLELQKAWPGSEVRWVTGGHVSSFLLHNGEFRRAIVDGLDRLPWKESPL; from the exons ATGGTGACTGTGAATCTGGGAATGCTCCATTATGTTCTGGACCATGTGTATGGTGCATTCATGCACAGAACGAAGATAAGCCCTCAATTTTTTTCGAGAGGGTGGGGCGGCTCAAAGCTTGAGTTGCTTGAGAGGATGATAAAGCAGCTTTTCCCAGAAGCAGCTGGCCAGAATTGGCCTCCCGCTGTGATCCAACCCACTTGGAAAACTGTTTGGGAGAGCAAGACGGCTTCTCTCAGAGAAGGGATCTTCAGGACGCCTTGTGATGAGCAGCTTCTCGGTGCGTTGCCTCCTGAGAGTCACCGTGCAAGAGTTGCATTTCTTGTTCCGAAGTCGGTTCCTCCTCAGAGAATGGCCTGTGTTGTTCATCTTGCAG GAACTGGGGACCATACATTTGAACGAAGGTTACGTCTTGGTGGACCGTTGCTGAAGGAAAACATTGCTACTATGGTGCTTGAGAG CCCTTTCTATGGGCAAAGACGTCCTGTAATGCAGCGTGGGGCAAGGCTCTTGTGTGTTAGTGACTTGCTTTTATTAGGAAAGGCAACCATTGAAGAAGCTCGCAGTCTCTTGCATTGGTTGGACTGTGAGGCGGGATTTGGCAAGATGGGTGTTTGTGGACTTAGTATGG GAGGAGTACATGCTGCGATGGTTGGATCACTGCACCCTACACCTGTTGCAAcccttccttttctttctccACACTCAGCTGTTGTGGCATTCTGTGAGGGAATATTACAGCATGCAACTGCATGGGAGGCACTGAGAGATGATCTTGCAGTGCAGAAGGCTGCAATGACTCTCGAGGAGGTGAGAGAACGGATGCGTAATGTCCTGTCTCTCACAGATGTCACACGCTTTCCGATTCCAAAAAATCCTAATGCTGTGATATTTGTTTCTGCCACT GATGATGGGTACATCCCGAAACACTCTGTGCTAGAGCTTCAAAAAGCTTGGCCGGGTTCAGAAGTAAGATGGGTCACTGGAGGGCATGTCTCATCTTTCCTTCTCCACAATGGTGAGTTTCGGAGGGCCATTGTTGACGGACTTGACAGATTGCCATGGAAGGAGTCTCCATTGTGA